A window from Leptothermofonsia sichuanensis E412 encodes these proteins:
- a CDS encoding DUF2294 domain-containing protein: MTDSLPTRGQLERTLAQRIQTFYRSQLGHRLGGVDCQISNRKITIVMEKAVTQPEQLLANSGKDELAEQVHSDLSEAIQPQLRALIEEITGVPVEDLLSDTTLETERTGMIVVLADAPQVRNSVTNGLAIRT; encoded by the coding sequence ATGACGGATTCCCTGCCAACACGGGGGCAACTAGAGCGAACTCTCGCCCAGCGTATCCAGACATTCTACCGTAGCCAGCTTGGTCATCGGCTCGGTGGGGTTGATTGTCAAATTTCTAACCGTAAAATAACCATTGTGATGGAAAAAGCAGTGACTCAACCGGAGCAACTCCTGGCAAACAGTGGGAAGGATGAGCTTGCTGAGCAAGTCCATTCTGATTTAAGCGAGGCAATTCAGCCTCAGCTTAGAGCGCTAATTGAAGAGATTACTGGAGTTCCCGTTGAGGATCTGTTGAGTGATACAACGCTGGAAACAGAACGAACAGGCATGATTGTTGTGCTGGCAGATGCTCCGCAGGTGCGCAATTCTGTTACAAACGGGCTGGCAATACGAACATGA
- a CDS encoding pentapeptide repeat-containing protein — translation MQDHEFLEQYLAGQRSFPKVCLTRLNLAGATLAEIKLAGANLAAANLPFAYLVSADLSRANLIEANLSQAFLRGADLSFAQLGRINLTAADLTKANLKGAFLVKATLRQAQLSGARLSGANLRQANLETSNLSATDLRNANLRSANLTKANLSWSNLSHARLVEATFQETVFNGSKLLAAHLNSVNLSGADLSGVNLSQARMRNVNLVNATLEGASLQDAQLQFAMLNGANLRAVNLSGANLGGANLEGATLERSLYTQETQFPDGFDPEAHGACLNDELAVA, via the coding sequence ATGCAAGACCATGAATTCCTTGAACAGTATCTAGCGGGACAGCGATCGTTTCCCAAAGTCTGCCTTACCCGGCTCAATCTGGCAGGAGCGACTCTGGCAGAAATCAAACTCGCAGGAGCAAATCTGGCTGCGGCAAACCTGCCCTTTGCCTATCTGGTTTCTGCCGATTTGAGTCGGGCAAATTTGATCGAAGCCAATTTGAGTCAGGCATTTTTGCGGGGAGCCGATTTGAGCTTTGCCCAATTGGGTCGCATTAATCTCACAGCCGCAGATCTGACCAAGGCAAATTTAAAAGGCGCTTTTCTGGTGAAAGCAACTCTGAGACAGGCTCAACTCAGTGGTGCCAGACTGTCAGGAGCAAATCTACGCCAGGCGAATCTGGAGACAAGCAATCTCAGTGCCACCGATTTGCGCAATGCCAATTTGCGTTCTGCCAATCTCACAAAGGCAAACTTAAGCTGGTCAAATTTGAGCCATGCCAGGCTGGTAGAAGCCACGTTTCAGGAAACTGTTTTTAACGGAAGCAAACTATTGGCTGCCCATCTGAATAGTGTAAATCTATCGGGAGCTGACCTCAGTGGGGTCAATCTGAGTCAGGCTCGAATGAGAAACGTAAATTTGGTGAATGCAACTCTGGAAGGAGCCAGTTTACAGGATGCTCAGTTACAGTTTGCAATGCTCAACGGAGCCAATTTGCGGGCGGTGAACTTAAGTGGCGCAAATCTGGGGGGTGCAAATCTGGAAGGGGCGACGTTGGAGCGATCCCTGTATACCCAGGAAACCCAATTCCCTGATGGATTTGACCCTGAGGCTCACGGTGCTTGCTTAAACGATGAATTGGCAGTCGCTTAA
- a CDS encoding asparagine synthase has protein sequence MKSSSPAMVGVGQMIVSLKAQLFLGYWGLGESGYPEKRLNHLLSHLELTQSVYRQCRSFPQTGVIWGVAWGGLKPETVPVDTGSTEVLLTLSRSGVKPDSPDSLFPADAWIRLGEQSLCLGREPFGRSPLYWLQIGQVVWFASSLRLLLPLLEHPQISIPAVYGYSCFSYVPTPLTPVAQLWAIPAGGEQTWRCHAAGLTEPAWARSLEWQEAPVQIQDETVAIDHLQTRLKDAVHRQIADLGNEPVGVFLSGGLDSSIVAALLVQAGIQVRAYTLDFGDLIPEHSYAQTVADFLNIPLIRVNATPRIVRRALIPTVQALDLPFGDGVTIPLFLLGQAACQEVQVVFNGEGGDQLFAGWTNKPLIAAGVYAREDPLGRDFADQYLHTFHRLWGYERQIFQPEIYTQVSQLHPQEWISEALQPVFSTSLLHRLRRATLMLKGAQNIQPRAVSLGQAHGLQVRSPFCDLPLATLAFQLSGELYLRGACEKYILKRAVESWLPPEIVWRTKRGMGVPLTSWCLHELWHDLGVWLNPERLRQEGIWQPDIAARIVAGGLGTLQGRRMGENLWLLLIWQVWRNAVLGVSHSRSTLDHPFWLPPWLGQPFLRLHRNLEQW, from the coding sequence TTGAAGTCAAGTAGTCCGGCGATGGTCGGGGTGGGGCAAATGATTGTTTCCCTGAAAGCGCAATTGTTCCTGGGATATTGGGGTTTGGGGGAATCAGGCTACCCGGAAAAGCGGTTGAATCACCTGTTGAGTCATCTGGAGCTAACCCAATCTGTCTACCGACAGTGTCGCTCCTTTCCCCAGACCGGGGTGATCTGGGGGGTTGCCTGGGGAGGACTGAAGCCAGAAACTGTGCCTGTTGACACTGGTTCGACAGAGGTTTTGCTCACCCTGTCTCGCTCCGGGGTGAAACCAGACTCACCGGATAGCCTGTTTCCTGCCGATGCCTGGATCCGGTTGGGTGAACAGTCCTTGTGTCTGGGACGAGAACCCTTTGGGCGATCGCCCCTCTACTGGCTCCAGATTGGGCAGGTGGTCTGGTTTGCCTCTTCCCTGCGCTTGTTGTTGCCCCTGCTGGAGCATCCTCAAATCAGTATCCCAGCCGTCTATGGCTACAGTTGTTTTTCCTATGTCCCCACGCCCCTGACACCAGTTGCTCAACTATGGGCAATTCCAGCGGGTGGAGAGCAAACCTGGAGATGCCACGCCGCTGGATTGACGGAACCAGCCTGGGCGCGATCGCTGGAGTGGCAGGAAGCGCCTGTCCAGATCCAGGATGAAACTGTGGCGATTGACCACCTGCAAACTCGATTGAAAGACGCCGTTCACCGGCAAATCGCCGATTTGGGCAATGAACCCGTTGGTGTCTTCCTTTCCGGTGGGTTAGACTCTTCTATCGTGGCGGCTCTATTAGTGCAGGCAGGCATCCAGGTCCGTGCCTATACCCTGGATTTTGGCGATCTGATTCCAGAACATTCCTATGCCCAGACGGTTGCAGACTTTCTCAACATTCCCCTGATCAGGGTCAATGCTACTCCCCGCATTGTCCGACGGGCGTTGATTCCTACAGTGCAGGCATTGGATCTGCCATTTGGAGATGGGGTCACCATTCCCCTGTTTCTTTTGGGACAGGCAGCCTGCCAGGAGGTTCAGGTGGTCTTCAACGGGGAGGGGGGCGACCAGTTATTTGCCGGGTGGACGAATAAACCACTGATTGCCGCTGGGGTTTACGCCAGGGAAGATCCCCTGGGAAGGGACTTCGCTGACCAGTATCTCCATACCTTCCATCGTCTTTGGGGCTACGAGCGTCAGATATTTCAGCCCGAAATTTACACCCAGGTCAGCCAACTGCATCCCCAGGAATGGATCAGCGAGGCACTCCAGCCTGTTTTCAGCACTTCCCTGCTCCATCGTCTGCGGCGGGCAACCCTGATGTTGAAAGGAGCACAAAACATCCAACCCCGTGCGGTGAGTCTGGGGCAGGCTCACGGGTTGCAGGTGCGATCGCCCTTCTGCGATCTGCCACTGGCCACGCTGGCTTTTCAGCTATCCGGGGAACTTTACCTCCGGGGAGCCTGTGAAAAGTACATACTCAAGCGTGCTGTAGAATCCTGGCTCCCCCCAGAAATTGTCTGGCGAACCAAGCGCGGCATGGGCGTTCCCCTCACCTCCTGGTGTTTGCATGAACTGTGGCATGACCTGGGAGTCTGGCTGAACCCAGAGCGGTTACGGCAGGAAGGCATCTGGCAACCGGATATTGCAGCTCGTATCGTCGCGGGTGGACTGGGTACCCTCCAGGGACGCCGAATGGGTGAAAACCTCTGGCTTTTGTTAATCTGGCAGGTCTGGCGGAATGCAGTTCTGGGCGTGTCCCACTCCAGATCAACGTTGGATCATCCCTTCTGGCTTCCCCCCTGGCTGGGGCAGCCTTTCCTTCGACTCCACAGGAACCTGGAACAATGGTGA
- a CDS encoding peroxiredoxin family protein, which yields MLTSTDFRGLFSDRFFKNFFPIPATSPLVKGMFPPDFELPDITNGGSVRLSDFRRQVPVVLAFTRIFTEKQYCPLCFPHIVALNESYEQFRERDVEVLLITSTDYQQSKIVVRDLGLKMPLLSDPSCHVFRAYQTGQALGAPLPAQFVVDEEGRLYYKHLFSFLNHNADVKMLLDMVTQL from the coding sequence ATGCTGACCTCAACTGATTTTAGAGGACTGTTTAGCGATCGCTTCTTCAAAAACTTCTTCCCCATTCCAGCCACCAGCCCTCTGGTCAAGGGCATGTTTCCCCCTGATTTTGAATTGCCTGACATTACCAACGGGGGCAGTGTTCGACTCTCGGACTTTCGCAGACAGGTACCCGTCGTGCTCGCCTTCACCCGGATTTTTACCGAAAAGCAGTACTGCCCCCTCTGTTTCCCGCATATTGTGGCCTTAAATGAGTCCTATGAACAGTTTCGGGAACGCGATGTGGAGGTGCTACTGATTACCAGTACAGATTACCAGCAAAGCAAAATTGTCGTTCGTGATCTGGGATTGAAAATGCCATTGCTGAGCGATCCCAGTTGCCATGTTTTCCGGGCATACCAGACGGGGCAGGCGTTGGGTGCCCCCCTCCCGGCTCAATTCGTAGTGGATGAGGAAGGTAGACTCTACTACAAACACCTGTTCTCTTTCCTGAACCATAATGCCGACGTGAAAATGCTGCTGGACATGGTGACTCAACTTTGA
- a CDS encoding serine/threonine protein kinase yields MYAPLTSGTLLDNRYRVVGMAKRGSLGQTYLVRDQKQLNALCVLKEFIPNQQDPAVIETLLQLFHQEASALYELRHPQLPRPRAMLVQDQRLYWIREYVEGKSYNVILDSRKARGQVFSEADVLDLMMKVLPVLSYLHSKGVVHGNLTLDTLILRQQDQLPVLINYGLVRDLVVRLQLHPVQPEEALGTPGYVPPEKITDGQVYPCSDIYSLGVVAISLLTGRAPVELYNPKTKTFEWESLVNISPRFARILKQMVEARPQKRFASAAQVIQALEPLLDAAAQPPVLQPPAPPSVPEPVLASTVPPQPEADTPPVPAPDHPKPRSPWQPGDARAATALVVGIVLLLGVIAWRTLPLLRGDRQSPESQPSEVSGSPADQPTPSPAQAESGQPDAGSPIVPAKPAPADSGSNLRDRVQKLGISPQYFNNLADETFYARYPKLKGQPGGSAALQGTQKEDWNEIASALADRLESIRPESRKKLGSYQMSDYNRWLKELGESNRKNSPTLDALTDGRFYKLFPEWKGRKLTPNTMGQVWFAIADEMVEPAKARKAGKKR; encoded by the coding sequence ATGTATGCTCCCCTCACATCTGGAACTCTGCTTGATAATCGCTACCGCGTTGTTGGGATGGCAAAGCGGGGTTCCCTTGGGCAAACTTATCTGGTGCGGGATCAGAAACAACTGAATGCTCTATGTGTGCTCAAGGAGTTTATTCCTAATCAGCAAGATCCGGCAGTGATTGAGACGCTGCTTCAGCTTTTCCATCAAGAAGCCTCTGCCCTCTATGAACTCCGCCATCCCCAACTTCCCCGTCCCCGGGCCATGCTGGTTCAAGATCAGCGCCTCTACTGGATTCGGGAATACGTTGAAGGCAAGAGCTATAACGTCATTTTAGACAGTCGCAAAGCCCGGGGGCAGGTCTTTTCCGAGGCAGATGTGCTGGATTTGATGATGAAGGTCTTACCTGTACTGAGCTATCTGCACAGCAAGGGAGTAGTACATGGAAATCTGACTCTGGATACCCTGATTCTGCGGCAGCAAGACCAGTTACCCGTGTTGATTAACTACGGGCTGGTCAGGGATCTGGTTGTGCGGCTGCAACTTCATCCCGTCCAGCCTGAAGAGGCGTTAGGGACGCCAGGCTATGTTCCACCCGAAAAGATCACGGATGGCCAGGTTTATCCCTGTAGTGATATTTACTCACTGGGAGTAGTGGCGATCTCGCTCCTGACGGGCAGAGCACCTGTAGAACTTTACAATCCAAAAACTAAAACCTTTGAATGGGAGTCTCTGGTCAACATTAGCCCCAGGTTTGCCCGCATTCTCAAGCAAATGGTGGAAGCACGTCCTCAAAAACGATTTGCGTCTGCCGCTCAAGTGATTCAGGCACTGGAACCATTGCTGGACGCTGCTGCTCAGCCTCCTGTCTTGCAACCACCAGCTCCTCCTTCCGTTCCAGAACCAGTTCTGGCCTCAACGGTCCCCCCCCAACCTGAAGCAGATACCCCTCCGGTTCCTGCTCCTGACCACCCAAAGCCGCGATCCCCCTGGCAGCCAGGTGATGCTCGTGCTGCAACAGCTCTCGTCGTTGGCATCGTCCTCTTGCTGGGTGTCATTGCCTGGCGGACACTACCTCTTTTGCGGGGCGATCGCCAATCTCCTGAATCTCAACCTTCAGAGGTATCAGGCAGTCCGGCTGACCAGCCTACCCCATCGCCTGCCCAGGCAGAAAGTGGGCAGCCTGATGCCGGAAGTCCGATTGTTCCAGCAAAACCTGCTCCAGCGGATTCTGGCAGTAATCTTCGCGATCGTGTTCAGAAGCTTGGCATCAGTCCTCAGTACTTCAATAATCTGGCGGATGAAACCTTCTATGCCAGGTATCCTAAACTCAAAGGGCAGCCAGGAGGGAGCGCTGCCCTGCAAGGAACGCAAAAAGAGGATTGGAACGAGATTGCCAGCGCTTTAGCCGATCGGTTGGAATCCATTCGCCCAGAATCTCGCAAGAAGCTGGGTTCTTACCAGATGAGCGACTACAACCGCTGGCTGAAGGAACTGGGAGAATCGAATCGAAAAAATAGCCCTACCCTTGATGCGCTGACTGATGGGCGCTTTTATAAGCTATTTCCTGAATGGAAAGGCAGGAAACTCACTCCCAACACAATGGGGCAGGTCTGGTTTGCGATCGCTGATGAGATGGTTGAACCTGCCAAAGCCAGAAAGGCTGGCAAGAAGAGATAA
- a CDS encoding response regulator yields MLSTCNGSSKVVILAVDDDQDNLVLLGYQLSLLLPCSVISASNGQTALLLAKQFHPDLILLDIMLPDMDGFEIVRQLKQDSQTCKIPVIAVSAMARSQDQETALQAGYDDYLLKPYELESLEALIYRYLNFAYPLSS; encoded by the coding sequence ATGCTGTCCACCTGCAATGGTTCCAGCAAAGTGGTCATTCTTGCTGTTGATGATGACCAGGATAATCTGGTGTTGTTGGGTTACCAATTATCGTTACTATTACCCTGTTCAGTGATCAGTGCATCCAATGGTCAAACCGCTTTGTTACTGGCAAAGCAATTTCATCCAGACTTAATTTTGTTGGATATTATGTTGCCTGATATGGATGGATTTGAGATTGTTCGCCAGCTCAAGCAAGATTCACAAACCTGCAAAATTCCAGTGATTGCAGTGAGTGCGATGGCACGATCGCAGGATCAGGAAACTGCCCTTCAGGCAGGCTACGATGATTATCTGTTGAAACCCTACGAGCTTGAGAGTTTAGAAGCACTGATCTATCGCTATCTTAATTTTGCCTACCCGCTGTCAAGCTGA
- the lipA gene encoding lipoyl synthase, with amino-acid sequence MVVKPDWLRVKAPQWERVGNVKEILRDLELNTVCEEASCPNIGECFNHGTATFLIMGPACTRACPYCDIDFEKKPKPPDPTEPDRLAEAVRRMKLNHVVITSVNRDDLPDGGAAQFDRCIHAIRAVSPGTTIEVLIPDLCGNWDALALILQAKPEVLNHNTETIPRLYRRVRPEGDYGRSLELLHRSRQLAPWVYTKTGIMVGLGETDEEVRQVMQDLRQVECDILTIGQYLQPSQKHLGVTTFVPPEQFDSWREYGESLGFLQVVSSPLTRSSYHAEQVRRLMAQYPRQIESSGHD; translated from the coding sequence GTGGTAGTTAAGCCAGATTGGTTACGGGTTAAGGCTCCCCAGTGGGAGCGGGTAGGCAATGTTAAGGAAATATTGCGAGATCTGGAATTAAACACAGTTTGTGAGGAAGCTTCCTGTCCCAATATTGGCGAATGCTTTAACCATGGCACTGCCACTTTTCTGATCATGGGTCCTGCCTGTACCCGTGCCTGCCCCTACTGTGACATTGACTTTGAAAAGAAGCCCAAACCGCCTGACCCGACTGAACCAGACCGTTTGGCTGAGGCGGTGCGCCGGATGAAGCTGAACCATGTGGTCATCACGTCGGTGAACCGGGATGATCTGCCCGACGGGGGGGCAGCCCAGTTCGATCGCTGTATCCATGCCATTCGAGCCGTCTCACCCGGAACCACGATTGAGGTTCTGATTCCTGATCTATGTGGTAACTGGGACGCACTGGCGCTGATTTTGCAGGCAAAGCCAGAGGTGTTAAACCATAACACTGAAACCATTCCCCGCCTGTATCGTCGGGTACGTCCCGAGGGAGACTACGGGCGATCGCTGGAACTGCTGCACCGTTCCCGCCAACTGGCTCCCTGGGTGTATACCAAAACGGGCATCATGGTTGGGTTGGGAGAAACAGATGAAGAAGTCAGGCAGGTGATGCAGGATCTGCGCCAGGTGGAATGTGATATCCTCACCATTGGTCAATACCTTCAACCCAGCCAGAAACATCTGGGAGTAACAACCTTTGTGCCGCCAGAGCAGTTTGACTCCTGGCGAGAGTATGGGGAGTCCCTCGGTTTTCTCCAGGTGGTGTCTTCTCCCCTGACTCGCAGTTCTTACCATGCGGAACAGGTCAGAAGGTTGATGGCGCAGTACCCACGACAGATTGAAAGTTCTGGGCATGACTGA
- a CDS encoding M16 family metallopeptidase has product MQLPNRRTQTVKILVTVFCFLVIPLILLFLAIRPAFSSDTPKHYTDLTFPPLPEVKVPEYTRFQLANGMVVYLMEDHELPLVGGTALIRTGDRFEPAEKVGLASIMGTVMRSGGTEHHSGDEINEFLEQRAASIETSVGEVSGSASFNALSEDLEEVFDLFAEIIQEPAFPQDKIDLAKTQIRGGIARRNDDPNGIASREFRKLIYGEDSPYARTVEYTTLDNISRNDVVNFYRQYYAPGNVMLGIVGDFDSQRMRKQVEAKFGRWQLAAEAVQGAPLPSVSQAKMGGVFFVNQPQLTQSSIQIGHLGGVMNTPDYPALSVMNGVLNGFGGRLFNEVRSRQGLAYSVYGVWNPRYDYPGLFTAGGQTRSDATVPLIKSLLTEIERIRTAPISEAELKYAKDSVLNSFIFNFQSPSQTLVRLLRYEYFGYPRDFIFRYQRGVEATTIADVQRVAQTYLKPENMVILVVGNEQAITPPLTSLTPNATVTAIDVTIPPPGKS; this is encoded by the coding sequence ATGCAATTGCCCAACCGTAGAACGCAGACCGTAAAAATTTTGGTCACCGTTTTCTGCTTCCTTGTTATCCCGTTAATTCTGCTATTTCTGGCGATTCGCCCGGCCTTTTCCAGCGATACTCCCAAACACTATACCGATCTGACCTTTCCCCCCCTGCCGGAAGTGAAAGTGCCAGAATACACCCGGTTTCAGCTTGCCAATGGGATGGTTGTGTACCTGATGGAAGACCATGAACTGCCCCTGGTCGGGGGCACGGCACTGATTCGCACGGGCGATCGCTTTGAACCAGCGGAAAAAGTCGGGCTGGCAAGCATTATGGGTACCGTGATGCGATCTGGGGGGACAGAGCACCATTCGGGCGACGAAATTAACGAGTTCCTGGAGCAACGGGCTGCCTCGATTGAAACCAGTGTCGGGGAGGTTTCTGGAAGTGCCAGCTTTAATGCCCTCAGCGAAGACCTAGAAGAAGTGTTTGACCTGTTTGCTGAAATAATTCAGGAGCCAGCATTTCCCCAGGATAAAATTGACCTGGCAAAAACCCAGATCCGGGGAGGAATTGCCCGTCGCAATGATGACCCCAATGGGATTGCCAGCCGCGAATTTCGTAAGTTGATCTATGGTGAGGATAGTCCCTATGCCCGCACCGTGGAGTACACCACTCTCGATAACATTTCCCGCAATGATGTAGTGAATTTCTATCGCCAGTACTATGCTCCGGGTAATGTGATGCTGGGCATTGTGGGGGATTTTGACAGTCAGAGGATGCGAAAGCAGGTCGAGGCTAAATTTGGCCGTTGGCAACTAGCGGCAGAAGCAGTTCAGGGGGCACCTTTGCCATCGGTCAGCCAGGCGAAAATGGGGGGTGTATTTTTTGTCAATCAGCCGCAACTGACTCAAAGCAGCATTCAGATTGGGCATCTGGGTGGGGTAATGAACACCCCGGACTACCCGGCACTGTCTGTGATGAATGGAGTGCTCAACGGTTTTGGCGGTCGATTGTTTAATGAAGTGCGATCGCGCCAGGGGCTGGCCTATTCGGTGTATGGCGTGTGGAATCCACGCTATGACTACCCTGGTTTGTTTACTGCTGGCGGGCAGACCCGTTCTGATGCCACCGTTCCGCTGATCAAGAGCCTGCTGACAGAGATTGAGCGCATTCGCACGGCTCCCATTTCAGAGGCAGAATTAAAATATGCTAAAGACTCCGTGCTCAATTCCTTCATTTTCAACTTTCAAAGTCCCAGTCAGACACTCGTTCGCCTGTTGCGCTATGAATATTTTGGCTATCCCAGAGATTTTATCTTCCGTTACCAGCGAGGGGTAGAAGCGACGACAATTGCCGACGTGCAGCGGGTTGCTCAAACCTATTTGAAGCCAGAAAATATGGTCATTCTGGTAGTTGGCAACGAGCAGGCAATTACTCCCCCCCTGACCAGTTTGACCCCCAATGCGACCGTTACGGCTATTGATGTGACGATTCCCCCACCCGGCAAGAGCTAA
- a CDS encoding DUF3859 domain-containing protein: MTERLTQEQLTQIVGEVERLAQRQQNEVDRQQVEQILQELNLPLELLDEAILQVKRREVLATQQRRRRRLTIGMVAALIITIAAGAFWSHQSQQRLANVSAQQGRITLAQNPGGSLTTVTRPAEVAYYVTLQNAPIGKKLGLSCNWTALGDQLMHQNRYQTQEITTSVWNTRCKHTIDSAAPAGTWTVRMFLGDRPISETTFEVK, encoded by the coding sequence ATGACAGAACGACTGACTCAGGAGCAATTGACTCAAATTGTTGGTGAAGTGGAGCGGCTTGCCCAACGCCAGCAGAATGAGGTGGACCGTCAACAGGTGGAGCAAATTTTGCAGGAGCTTAACCTGCCGCTTGAATTGCTGGATGAAGCCATCCTCCAGGTAAAGCGGCGGGAAGTTCTGGCAACTCAACAGCGCCGCCGCCGCCGCCTCACCATCGGGATGGTGGCGGCTCTGATTATCACGATCGCAGCGGGGGCTTTCTGGTCACACCAGAGTCAGCAGAGGCTCGCCAATGTCTCTGCCCAGCAGGGGCGGATTACCCTGGCACAGAATCCCGGTGGCAGTCTGACGACTGTAACCCGTCCGGCGGAGGTGGCATACTATGTGACGTTGCAGAATGCACCCATCGGCAAGAAACTGGGGCTTTCCTGCAACTGGACGGCACTGGGGGACCAGTTGATGCATCAGAACCGCTACCAGACTCAGGAAATTACCACATCGGTCTGGAATACCCGCTGCAAACATACAATTGATTCTGCGGCACCGGCTGGAACCTGGACGGTAAGGATGTTTCTCGGCGATCGCCCAATCAGCGAAACCACCTTTGAAGTCAAGTAG
- a CDS encoding sensor histidine kinase produces the protein MASIQENEHGVPSALGIAVCQQVQEGRDDCWQRLVQGLMQELAANQNQLQQAIAHNQHLETQCKRLEENLLESEAKNHALMEASTAQAQQFSETLRQLRQNQSKIVQSEKMASLGQLVAGVAHEINNPVNFIYGNLTHATEYTQEFVRLLQLYQQHYPEPTPEIAAAATAIDIDFLMADLPKLLASMRVGAERIQKIVMSLRNFSRMDEAEMKAVDIHEGIESTLMILQNRLKAKSDQAEIHIVKEYSNLPRVECYAGQLNQVFMNVLVNAIDALEERDCGTRGTQCQVPGRKDAQATGPNAQSTAPCIRIRTETLGSDRVQIRIADNGSGIPENIQRQIFDPFFTTKPVGKGTGMGMSISYQIITEKHGGTLEFVSTPGQGTEFIIQIPIRQKGQVEAA, from the coding sequence ATGGCTTCTATTCAAGAAAATGAGCACGGAGTTCCCTCTGCTCTGGGTATAGCTGTGTGCCAGCAAGTGCAGGAAGGTCGAGACGACTGCTGGCAGCGTCTGGTGCAGGGACTCATGCAAGAACTGGCAGCGAATCAGAACCAGTTGCAGCAGGCGATCGCCCATAACCAGCACCTGGAAACCCAGTGCAAAAGGCTGGAGGAAAATTTGCTAGAAAGCGAGGCAAAAAATCACGCATTGATGGAAGCCTCAACCGCTCAGGCACAGCAATTTAGTGAAACCCTCCGACAATTGAGGCAGAATCAGTCCAAAATTGTTCAAAGTGAGAAGATGGCAAGTCTGGGTCAGCTAGTCGCCGGGGTTGCCCATGAGATTAACAATCCGGTTAATTTCATCTATGGCAACCTTACCCATGCTACAGAGTACACCCAGGAATTTGTGCGATTGCTTCAGTTATATCAACAGCATTACCCTGAGCCAACGCCAGAGATTGCTGCCGCTGCCACCGCGATTGATATTGATTTCTTAATGGCAGATTTGCCTAAGTTACTGGCATCCATGCGGGTGGGTGCAGAACGAATTCAAAAAATTGTGATGTCATTACGTAACTTTTCCCGCATGGATGAAGCTGAAATGAAAGCAGTGGATATCCATGAAGGGATTGAAAGCACCCTGATGATCTTGCAAAATCGGCTGAAAGCAAAGTCTGATCAGGCAGAAATTCATATTGTTAAGGAATATAGCAACTTGCCACGGGTGGAATGCTATGCCGGACAACTGAATCAAGTGTTTATGAATGTTCTGGTGAATGCGATTGATGCGTTAGAAGAGAGGGATTGTGGGACAAGGGGTACACAGTGTCAGGTACCTGGCAGAAAAGATGCTCAAGCCACAGGACCCAATGCTCAGTCCACTGCACCCTGCATTCGTATTCGCACGGAAACTCTGGGCAGCGATCGCGTCCAGATTAGGATTGCAGATAATGGATCCGGCATTCCCGAAAACATTCAACGCCAAATCTTTGACCCCTTTTTCACCACCAAACCTGTAGGTAAAGGGACTGGCATGGGGATGTCCATCAGCTATCAGATCATTACCGAAAAACATGGGGGCACCCTGGAGTTTGTTTCCACTCCCGGTCAAGGCACTGAGTTTATCATCCAGATTCCAATTCGACAAAAAGGCCAGGTTGAGGCAGCATAG
- a CDS encoding VOC family protein — MDDNPSILSHVSIGTNDFERAIAFYDAVLPTLGCKRIMEHPGAIAYGKQYPEFWVQTPIDGNPATVGNGTHIGFIAPTKEAVHAFHETALAAGGVSDGAPGPRPDYGDPYYGCFVRDPDGHKVEASYWDMQLVQELYVDR; from the coding sequence ATGGATGATAATCCCAGTATTCTCTCCCATGTTTCCATTGGCACAAATGATTTTGAACGGGCGATCGCATTTTATGATGCCGTTCTACCCACGCTCGGTTGCAAGCGAATTATGGAACATCCAGGTGCCATTGCCTATGGCAAACAGTATCCAGAATTTTGGGTACAGACCCCGATCGATGGCAACCCTGCAACGGTCGGAAATGGAACCCATATCGGCTTTATTGCCCCCACCAAAGAAGCCGTCCATGCTTTCCATGAAACAGCTCTGGCGGCTGGTGGTGTGAGTGATGGCGCTCCGGGTCCCAGACCAGATTACGGCGACCCCTACTATGGCTGCTTTGTGCGTGACCCGGATGGGCATAAAGTTGAGGCATCCTATTGGGATATGCAACTCGTTCAGGAACTCTATGTAGACAGGTAA